One Cuculus canorus isolate bCucCan1 chromosome 1, bCucCan1.pri, whole genome shotgun sequence DNA segment encodes these proteins:
- the GTF3A gene encoding transcription factor IIIA produces MERAGGEPRGGGSAGVARRFICSFPGCEATFNKSWKLDAHLCRHTGARPYVCNYEGCGKGFTRDFHRARHLLTHTGEKLFECTADGCNEKFGIKSNLKKHIQRKHENQQKQYVCNFEGCNQSFKKHQQLRVHQCHHNNEPPFKCNYEGCGKCFSIPSLLKRHEKVHEGYVCKKENCSYTGKTWTELLKHNKESHTEPIVCSECYKTFKRKDYLKQHKKIHAAKREVYLCPREGCGRTYTTAFNLQSHILSFHENERPFSCDYPGCGRVFAMKQSLVRHTVVHDPEKKKLNLKENHSRPKRSLASRLSGYIPPKKQPEKDTVVTESKTTDKPMENEIPTVEILTLQ; encoded by the exons ATGGAGCGGGCGGGGGGCGAGCCGAGGGGTGGCGGCAGCGCGGGTGTCGCTCGCCGCTTCATCTGCTCCTTCCCCGGCTGCGAAGCCACCTTCAACAAGAGCTGGAAGCTGGATGCGCACCTCTGCCGGCACACGGGCGCG AGGCCGTACGTTTGCAATTACGAAGGCTGTGGTAAAGGCTTCACGAGGGATTTCCACCGTGCTCGACACCTTCTCACCCACACTGGGGAAAAGCTGTTTGA GTGCACAGCTGATGGATGCAATGAGAAATTTGGAATAAAATCCAACTTAAAGAAACACATTCAGCGCAAGCATGAAAATCAGCAAAAGCAATATGTG TGCAACTTTGAAGGCTGTAACCAGTCTTTCAAGAAACATCAACAACTAAGAGTTCATCAGTGTCACCACAACAATGAACCCCCCTTCAA GTGTAATTATGAAGGATGTGGAAAGTGCTTTTCTATTCCAAGTCTACTAAAGCGGCATGAGAAGGTACATGAAG GCTATGtatgcaaaaaagaaaactgttcatATACTGGAAAAACTTGGACAGAGCTTCTCAAACATAATAAAGAAAGTCATACAG AGCCAATAGTTTGCAGTGAGTGTTACAagacttttaaaaggaaagattaCCTCAAGCAGCATAAAAAGATACATGCTGCGAAGAGGGAAGTCTACCTATGCCCGAGAGAAGGATGTGGGAGAACTTACACAACTGCATTTAACCTTCAAAGCCATATCCTCTCTTTTCATGAGAACGAAAGACCATTCTCTTGTGATTATCCAGGCTGTGGAAGAGTGTTTGCAATGAAG CAGAGCCTAGTAAGGCACACAGTTGTACACgatcctgaaaagaaaaagctgaacttGAAA GAAAATCATTCTCGTCCAAAGAGGAGCTTAGCCTCTCGTCTGAGTGGCTACATTCCTCCTAAAAAGCAGCCAGAAAAGGATACGGTTGTGACAGAAAGCAAGACAACGGATAAGCccatggaaaatgaaattccGACTGTTGAAATTCTGACTCTTCAGTAA
- the MTIF3 gene encoding translation initiation factor IF-3, mitochondrial, giving the protein MTTFCMMKLLCQATRNEKSSTRRFFGTLLTQTPQKRVYCPFWMVVPDPGKSTVFALAQPFCTAEKSHTEPKSKAVFGSVGRRIPYRILHVINQDGESLGNMHRAEALRLMDQHDLKLVLLRENVDPPVYRLMTGQQIHEEQLKRAEKQKAKPKPGIVQKELSFSSAIAKNDLETKTKQIAQWIEKKYHVKVTIRQAKDSNTDMFMLYDEILETVSEKATYLSKPKVTREGVSTCILRHMSDRELKAYQKAENQKKNTVKKDENEDLKSSELHQ; this is encoded by the exons ATGACAACCTTTTGCATGATGAAACTTTTATGTCAAGCAACCAGAAATGAGAAGAGTTCCACAAGAAGATTCTTTGGTACTCTTCTGACACAAACACCACAGAAGAGGGTCTACTGTCCATTCTGGATGGTGGTACCTGATCCTGGAAAGTCAACTGTGTTTGCGCTTGCACAACCATtttgcacagctgaaaaatctCATACAGaaccaaaaagcaaagcagtattTGGAAGTGTTGGGCGAAGAATTCCCTATCGGATTTTGCACGTAATTAACCAGGATGGAGAGAGCTTAGGAAATATGCATCGAGCAGAGGCACTCAGACTCATGGATCAACATGACCTGAAACTTGTTCTCCTTCGTGAGAATGTAGATCCTCCTGTATATAGACTAATGACGGGGCAGCAGATTCACGAAGAACAGCTTAAACGTGCAgagaagcaaaaagcaaaaccaaaaccag GAATAGTTCAGAAGGAGTTATCCTTTTCTTCAGCTATTGCCAAGAATGACTTAGAGACCAAGACTAAACAGATAGCACAGTGGATTGAAAAGAAATACCATGTTAAAGTTACCATCCGACAAGCAAAAGATAGCAATACAGACATG ttcATGCTTTATGATGAGATTTTGGAGACTGTGTCTGAGAAAGCCACTTATCTTTCCAAACCGAAAGTTACTAGAGAAGGAGTGAGTACCTGTATTTTGAGACACATGTCTGACAGAGAGTTGAAAGCATACCAGaaggcagaaaaccagaaaaaaaatacagtaaagaaagatgaaaatgaagatttgAAGTCAAGTGAGTTGCATCAGTGA